The stretch of DNA CACTAATCCCCACCCCCCGGAGATGGTGTGATACCTCCTGTTTGCGGCGCGGCGAGTTCGACAAGAGGACGACCCGTTTGCCGCGCGCGATAAGATGAGCAAGGCAGTCGATTGCTCCGGTAAAAGCAGTTTCGCCATCGTGGACCACGCCGAACAAATCGATAATGAAACCGTCGTAGGCTTCCGACAGCTCAGAAATACCCGTGAGAAGAGTTGGCCTAGCGAATGCCATCGCGCTTTGCGTCCTCATGTTTTTTGCCCTGAGCCTGATGGTTGCAGCCACTCGGCAAGAAGGTATGACGTGGTTGCGCAAAGGACCAGAGCGCCGCCCAGAACGCGAGATGCTGCAGACGATGCCCGATTTGCTACGCGAGCATATTGCGCGCATCGAGCGCGAGCGCAGCGTCCGGTTCGATCTCGGCGAGGCATTGTGGACCAGCCCCGCGCACTGCAGCAAGTCGCTTATTGCAAAGCTCGCTCTTGCAACGGAGAGCCTGGGCGTCAATCCGGTGCTTGTCCCGTCAGGCGGCGGCCACGACGCCGCGGTTTTCTGCGAGGCTGGCATACCCTCCGATATTCATCCGCAATAGAAACGGGTCACATCGTGCGGTGGGTTACTTCCTGCTCGGCAACGCTGCACGGCAGTTTGCCGACGCTACTATGCCGAAGCTTTGCAAGTTGATGTTGCTGATCGCGAGCTTGCAAAATTGCAATCCTATGCCTCGCAACTCGATGGAGCTTTCTCTACTCCGGATGCAGAGAAGCGGCGTTCCGCCCTTTCAATCATCGCCCAGACGCAAGCCGCTGAATCGGCGTAACGAGACGACTAAGGATTCGGCGAGAAGTTCAGCGTTATGGCTGGCTACGCACGATTTTGAAGGTCAGCTGCGTAGTACAGCGCTGGGTCGGACACCGGGATTTTGACACCCGCGAGATCTGCCATCTCGATCAAGGCTCCAAGGGCCGCCATTAATTCCGGGGGCGCGCACAGGCAGACGGCCAGTAATTCGCCCTCAAATTGCCACTGCGCAAGCGGCTTGGCTCATGGTCCACATCAGGCGTGCGGAGGGAGGGGTACACCTGCGAGTTTGGCCTTGATCCAGTCTGAGACGCGATAGTAGCGCAGCATCAGTTGCGGACCGTAGCTCATATAGAAGGGCGCGACGGTCAACGGCTCAAGCTTCAGCGCCAGGTCCTGCGTGGGCACGCCTTTTGCCCATTCCGAAAGAATGCCGCCCAGCATACTGCCGGTGGGCACGCCGCGGCCGGAAAGGCCAGTGAGAGCCACGACACCAGGCGCCAGGTCATAGAGACGCGGGACGGTTTGGTATTGCATATCCAACTCACCAAACCAGAAATATTCCCAGCGGATATCCTGTTTGATCTGCGGGTGCAGCCATTTCAGCCGGTCGCTCATGACGGTGCGGGTATAATCCACGTCGCGGCCGCGCCGGCCCATGGGAAACATCGAGGCGACGATCCGCCCCTCGGCATTGTATTTGTAGACAAAGATATCGCCACGTCCATCATGAATGGTCGTATTCTGCGGTAGGACCGACCTGCGCTCCTCATCGGAAAGCGGCTGTGTCGCCGCGACAAATACCTTCTGGATCTTGAATGTCTGGTCAAGCTTCGGCCAGCCGCCGACCGTGTATGCGCCGGTCGCAAAAATCACCTTATCGGCCAAGACCTTGCCCCTGTCCGTGCTGATCACCCAACCGCTGCCTTGCCGTTGGCATCCGGTGACGGGCGAATTCGTGTGGATTACGCCTCCCTCCTGGATCACCGCACGGGCAAGGCCGCGAGAATAACCGAGCGGGTTGAGATGCCCTGCTTCTTCATGCATCCAACCGCCATAAAAGCGGTGGCTACCCGTTACCGCTTCGACTTCGTCTCGATCAAGAACGCGCGTTCGAGCGCCCACGGCGTTATAGGTCCGAACCTTCTCCTCGATCGTCTTCATCATGGCGGGATAGGAAGCCCCCATGACGTAGCCATTCTGCTGCCACTCGCACTGAATCTGGTAGCGCTTTATCATATCGGAAACGCGATCGTTGGCGCGGGTTTGGCGGACTATCAATCGTTCGGCCCAGGGCTCGCCGAGCATCTTGCGCAATTCCGGCAGGCTGTAATGGGTAAAGGTCGGGGTGCAATGTCCGGCATTGCGACCGGATCCCCCAAAGCCGATCTCTTCCCTTTCCAGAAGCACGACACGAAAGCCATCCTGGGCAAGTTCCAGTGCCGTCGTCAGCCCAGTATAACCACCACCGACGATGCAAACATCCGCGTCGACCGTGCCTTGCAGCCTCGTCGTGTCGGGAGCTGGCGTGGCGGTCGCATACCACAATGTCGTCTTGAAAGGAGAAAACGTGCGCATCGTCTCCTCTCAGCTAAGATCGCTGCGGGCGTCGAGCGCGTCACGCAGGCCATCGCCGATGAAGTTGAAGCTGGTGACGGCAAGCGTAATGGCAACGCCGGGCACGATCGCCAGCCATGGCGCCCTGTCGAGATATTGCTGCGCGCCGTTCAGCATGTTGCCCCAGCTTGGTAGCGGTGGCTGTATGCCATAGCCGAGGAAGCTGACATAGGCTTCAAGCAGGATTGCACGGGCGACCGTCAGGGTTGCTGCGACGATGATCGGGCCAATGGCATTGGGCAGCAGTTCGCGGAACATGATCCAGCTGTTGGAAAGGCCGAGCATACGCGCCGCCAGCACGAAGTCGCGCTCGCGCAACGAGCGCACCTCTGCCTCGACGATGCGGGAAATCTCCATCCAGCTCGTCACCGCGATGATGACCGTGATCATGAAAGGGCTCGGCTTGATGAAGGCCGCCAGCGCCAGAAGCAGAAAGATACTGGGAAAGGACAGGAAGGCGTCGACGAAGCGCATTAGCGCTGCGCCGACGCGTCCGCCATAATAGCCTGCACAGACGCCGATGACAGTACCGATCAAGGTGCTGAGCAACATCGCAAAGAAACCGACCAACAGCGAAATACGGCCGGCCATGAACAGGCGCGCTGCGATATCGCGGCCCAGCGGATCGGTGCCGAAAATATGGTAGCCTGTCAGGGGCGGCGCAAAGCGGGCGCGCAGATCGATGTAGAGCTCGTCGTAGGGAAGGATAGAGGGACCGACAATGCAGGCGAGCGCCAAAACGGTAATCATCAGCAGTCCGAGCATCGCTAGCCGGTGACGGGCGAACCGGCGGAAGGTCCGGCTTTGCCACCAATGCGCTTTCGCAGAGCGGGAAATGGATAGGGTTGCGGACATGGTTTTTCTCCTAACCCAGCCGGATGCGCGGATCGACGAAAGCGACGAGAAGGTCGGCAATGAGACTGCCGACCAGCACGAGGATGGCGGAAAACATCAAAAGCCCCATGACGACAGGATAATCGTTATAGCCGAGACTATCGAGGAACAGCCGGCCCATACCCGGCCAGGTAAACACCGTTTCGGTGACCAGCGCGCCGCCGAGGATGGTTGGCAGCTGCAGGCCCGCAAGCGTGATCATCGGCAGCAACGCATTGCCAATCACGTGTTTCATCAGCACTCGTCGCTCCGAAAGCCCCTTGGCCTTTGCCGTGCGCACGAAATCCTGGTTGATGACGTCAAGCGTTGCGGTGCGCATGTAACGGCTCCAGACCGCCACGTTGACAAACGCCAGAACCACGGTCGGCATGATCAGGTGAATGGCATAGTCAGCGACTGAGCCGTCGCCGATTGTGTACATGTTCCCGGCCGGCAGCCATTTCAGCTTGAGGGAAAACAGGTAGATGGCGACAAGGCCGAACCAGAAAGTCGGGATCGACAGCGCCACCATAGCACCAATGGTGGCGGTATAATCGAAGATGGAATAGCGCTTTGTTGCCCCCTTGATCCCGACCCAGGTGCCGACGGCGATCGAAAGCACGGTCGAGGACCCCATCAACAGTAGCGTGGCAAAAAGGTGACCCATTATAATGCCGAGAACCGGCTGGCTGTCGCGGTAGGAGCGGCCCCAGTCGCCTTGCAAAAGGTGCCGCAGCCAGTCGAGATATTGTATCGGCAATGGCCGGTCGAGGCCCATCTGCTTAGCAATTCGGTCCAGCGCTTCTTGGGTCATTCCCGGTGTCAGCGCATATTGCGACAACGGACCACCGGGCGCCAGATTGAGAACTGCAAATCCGATCATGGACACCAGAAACAATAGGATCAGGCTTTGCCATAAACGGCCGAGAAGATAGCGCAGCATCGCAGTCTCTCCGATTGCTATTGTGGACATCAGGTCAGGGACGTCGAGATGCTTCGTTGGACCCTCCCCCGAAACGGGAGAGGGTTGCTCAAAGGCAGGCGGCCTAGGAAGCCCAATACCAGCTTCCGACGTTCCAGCTGTCGATGCGCGTATTGACGTTCGGAACGACGCTTTCGGCACCGGTCTTGTGGCCGCGCACCTGCGCGTATTGGAAGACCGGCATGAAGGGCAGATCGGCGCGCATGATCTCCTGAATCTTGAGATAGATCTTCTTGCGCTCCTCCGGCACGAAGATTTGGCCACCTTCGGTTAGGAGTTTGTCGACCTCGGGATTCGAATACTGCCATGTATTCTGTCCGGCGCCACCCTTGGCGCCGATCGACGTCGATTTGAAATAGTCGGACGTATCGGGATCGGCGCCGGTCAAAAAGTCGATGCCGACGACGACGGAATCGAACTGCGACATCATCCAGTATTCGCCCCACATTACGGCGGGGGGCAGGTTGGAAATGGTCATTTCGACACCGATATCCTTGAACGACTGCTGCATGAACTGCTGCACCTGTTCGCGGATATGGTTTCCGGCAGTCGTCGAGTTGGAGAAGGAGAGCTTGACGCCATCCTTGGCGCGAATACCGTCGCTGCCCGGTACCCATCCGGCATCATCAAGGATTTTCTTGGCCTTTTCTGGATCATATTCGTGCTTCGGCAGGTCGGGATTTGCATAGAAGGACTGCTGCGGCATGTAGCTTTCGGTCGGCGTCGGCAGGCCATAATACAGGGCGTCGATGATCGTTGCCTTGTCGAGCGCATGATAAAGCGCCTGACGAACTGCGAGATCCTTGAACTGTGGCTTCTCCATGTTGAAGGTGACGGATTCGACCGTAGACCCCGGCACGACGAGAACGGCCTTGCCTTCAAGCGCTTTGGCTTCTTCATAGTGGTCGGGCGTGATCCACTGCAGGCCCACCACGTCGATGTCGCCCGTCTTGAACTGCGTATAGAGAACCGTGAGATCCGGAATATACTTGTAGATCACGCGCTCAAGATATGGCCCGTCACCGAAATAGTCGGCATTGGCTTCGAGCGTGATGTGATCGCCGGCGACCCGCTCCACCCATTTGAACGGGCCTGTGCCGATCGGAGCAGCGTTGAAGGGCGCCGTGTTCTTGTCTTTTTCAGCGCCCAAAGCGTGTTTCGGCACGATGAAGGTCGACGCCAGGATCGACGGATAGGGTGCAAACGGCTTTTCCATTTTCCAGGTGATTTCGGTGGGTGAGACCACCGTCAACTCGCGCACCAGTTCATGCCCCGTCTTGCGCCAGCTGCGGAAATCCGGATCGACCAGCAGCTCCAACGTGAACTTGACGTCCTCGGCGGTGAACGGCGTCCCGTCATGCCATTTGACGTCCTCACGGAGTTTAACTTTCCATGAAAGACCGTCAGCGGAGATGCCGCCATTCTCGACACTCGGCACCTCCAGCGCCAACGCCGGCGTAAACTTGCCTTCGGGGGAAATGGCAAAGAGCGGATCGAAAAGGCTGAAATGAATGCCTTCATCGACTTCAATATGCGGCATATGCGGGTTGAAAACAGTCGGCTCCTGCGAAAAACCCACAATCATCTGTCCGGTCGGTTTGGCTGGAGGGGCGGCTGCGAATGCCCTGCCGCGGCCGAGAAGATTGGGTATGATCAAGCCGGATGCGCCGGCCATCGCCATCATGGTCAGCGCCTGGCGGCGCGTAGGATTGAGAATCGCATTCTTGGTTTCGTCAGACATCGGTCTGCTCCCTTTGCTGTTGCTCAGTCACTGTTCCACTTCGTTTTCTGCACGTTATGCGATCTGCCTTCTTTATTCGGGCAGACTAGAAGCCGCTGATCAGCTCGATCTTCGAGCCATCGGAGAAGCGTGAAAAACGGAAATCCTTAGGGTCAACGACCGGCGGCCGGCCGGTAACGATATCGGCCATCAGCCGTCCGGCGGCCGGCCCGATGCCGAAGCCATGACCGGAAAAGCCGGTGGCTATATGGAAGCCCGGGATCCTATCAATCGCTGAAATGACCGGCACGGCATCCGGCGTCACGTCGATGTAGCCGGCCCAACGCTGGGCGATCTCCGCCTTCTCGAAGACCGGAAAGGCCTTCTTCAGGTTGGCGAGCGCCAGGTCGGAAAGCTTGGTTGCCGGCTTCGGGTCGAGCACGCGATTATATTCGAACGGGCTTGCCTCATCCATCGCCCAGCGGTTGGCGATGCGCGCCTCGTCGAAGAAGCGGACTCCCAGACGGAACCTCAGCGAGCGCCACTCTTTGCCGAGCGCCGGCATGAAATCCTTGGCATAGCGGAAGGATTTCGGGACGATATCGACGACATTCTCATGACCAGATGCGATCGTGTAGCCGCCATCCTGGCGTTTGCGCACAGCAAACCCCTTGGACCAGATGGCCTGTTCCGGCCCGCCTTCCAAGGGGCTGGTGCGCAGCACCGAATTCATCACCTTCAATTGCGGCAGGTTGATACCGAGATTACCGGAAAACAGGCTCGACCAGGCGCCGCCGGCCAGCACGACGGCAGAGCAGGCAATCGGACCACGCTCGGTGATGACACCCGATATCTTGCCGCCCGATGTTTCAATGCCGCGGACTGCGCATTCCGTCAGAATAGTAGCACCCCTGTCGCGCGCAGCTTCAGCGACCGCCGGAGCCGCTTTCTGTGGCTCGGCACGACCGTCGGCGGTAGTGTAGAGCGCGCCCTTGATGTCCATGTTCGCATTCGGGAACATAGCCTTGAACTCGGTGCCGCTGAGCATCCGTGAGTCGAGTTGATAACCCTCGAGATTGCGCTTCCAGCGCTCATGATCTGCAAATTCCTGATCGTTGGCACAGGTGAACATGATGCCGGCGCGGGTATAGCCGGTGGCGCGGCCGGTTCTTTGATCGAGGCTGCTCCAGATCCGCAACGCCTCCGCCATCAGCGGCACTTCGCGCGGATCGCGCCGGGAAATGCGCACCCAGCCCCAGTTGCGGCTCGACTGCTCATGCCCGATGCCGCCCTTTTCGCACAGCGCGACCCGCAGGCCGCCTTCGGCCAGTTCGAGTGCCGTCGAGGTGCCGATAATGCCACCGCCGATGACGACGACATCCACTTCCTTGGGCAGGTCAGCATCCCCGTGGACAGGAACAACGTAAGGTCCCGGCATTCAGTAGGACTCCTCAAGCTGGCAATTGATGGTGAATTCGGCGACGCTCGCCTCGTTCGGCAGGTCCAGCAGCATGGCAATGATGCGGGCGAGATCACGCGGATCGGTCATCTGGTCGTCGGCGCGACTGGTGATGCCGCGCGCCATATCAGTGGCAACGAATCCCGGGCAGACCGCGGTGGCGCGAATGCCGAAATCCCAGCCCGTGTGGCGGATGCCATGCGCAAGTGCAATTGCGGCGAACTTGGACATCGAATAAAGCCCGGCAGTCGCACTCTTCACACGCTTGCCGGAGAGGGAGCCGAGAATGATGACCCGGCCGCGGCCGCTGGCCGTGAGCTGTTCCCAAGCCGCCTTGGCAAGCCGGCGCGGTGCCTTGACGTTGACCGTCATCGTTCGGTCGAAGTCGTCTTCGTCTGCCTCGATGACTGTTTTTGGGATCATGATGCCCGCATTCGCAATGATGGCGTCGATGCGGCCGAACGTGGCGATGGAGGCTTCGACCCAGGATTTCTCACCTTCAGGATCATAGGCATCGTACGGAAAGACGATTGCCGTGGTGGAATCTGCCCAATCCGGCTGAATCGGCTTGCGCATGCCGAGCGACACGCACCATCCCTGACTGTTCAGCAGCCGGGCCGTCTCCGCGCCAATGCCACGATTGGCTCCCGAAATTAATACGACACGTTTTGCCGGCATGGCACGATCTCCGGAAGCGGTTTACGGCAGGCCGGCGATCCGCCGGTACGCTCTGCGCAGGATATCCATCAGCAGGCGTTGCTCGTCTTCGGGAATGAAGGCGAAAAAATCCTTCGATTGCTGGGTGACGAGGGCTCGCACCTGTACCGCCAATTGCGCGCCCTTCTCGGTGATATAAAGCTCTTGCGCACGGTTATCGTCGACCGACGTTTCGCGCCTTAAAAGCCCGTGATTTTCCATCTGATCGACAAGCCGGCCCATCGCGGATCGATCCTTGAGAATGAGCTGCGCAATGACAGACGGGCGGATCCCCGGGTGGCTATCGACCATCAGCAGAGTGGTGATTTTCCCCGTACCGCGGGCGACATCACAGCCCTCCAGCCGCTCGTCGAGATCGCGTGACACCGCCAGATTGACGGTACGGATATAGAAGCTGAGTGTATCTTCCAGCACATCGAGGTCGATGTCGCCGATCGATATGGGTGGTGTTTTCTTTGGCTCAAGCACGGCACTAACGCTCCGAAAAACAAAGGGATAGCGTCCTGTTTTCCGGTAAGGAAACAGGTGTTTCAGTCTTATCTCCAGCATTGTCAGGCGTCGTTTCGACGGTGATGATTTGCTAGATAGTGGACAAATGCAACTATTTTTTCTGAGGCTTCGGCGCTAATTTGTTCACGGCAAAAGAATGCCTATCAGATAGGCGAACAGACCATGAAGGGGAGGCAGAAACGACAAAAACTGCCTTGCTTTTCAGCAGGACGGTTTAGTCACGCTCCGAAATTGATGTCAGGCGGCGGGCTCCCACTCGCTGCCGGGGATCGCCGAGACGAGCTTGCGGGTATAATCGTGATGAGGTGCGCGGAAGATCTGTGAGGGCGGGCCGTATTCGACGATCTCGCCCTTGTACATGACGGCAACTTCGTCGCAGATCTGGCTGGCGACCCGCAGATCGTGCGTGATAAAGATCATCGCCACCTTGGTCTCCTTCTGGATCTTGGTCAGCAGCTGTAGAATCTGCGCCTGGATCGACACGTCGAGGGCCGATACCGCTTCGTCGGCCACAAGCAGAAGCGGGTCGAACATCAGCGCCCTGGCAATACCGATCCGCTGGCGCTGGCCACCGGAGAACTCGTGCGGGAAGCGGTCATAGGCACCTTCGTCCAACCCTACCAGCTTGAGCGTCCGAAGCGCTTTTACCTTGGCCTCATGCAGCGAGACGCCATGAGCGATCGGTCCGACGGTCAGAACTTTGCCGATCGTGTGGCGCGGGTTGAGCGAGGCGAATGGATCCTGGAAGATCATCTGGATGTAGGGGCGCATCGACCGGAAGGCATCGCTCGACATGGGCGCGATATCACGACCGTCGAACAGTATCTTGCCGTCATCACAGTCCATCAGCTTGAGCAGAACGCGGCCGAGCGACGACTTGCCGGAGCCGGATTCCCCGACAACGCCGAGCGTTCGGCCCTTGCGGATCGAAAAGCTGACGTTGTTGACCGCTTTGACTGTTCGGCTCCTGGAAAAGAACCCTCCCGACGTGTGGTAGGTTTTGCTCAGGTTCGCGACTTCCAGCACCATCGGCGTATCGGCGGTACCTTCGCGGTCCTTCGCCCTCATGCGTGGCACAGCGGCGATCAGGCGTTTCGTGTAGGGATGCTCTGGCGTATTGAGCACCACATTCGCCGGCCCCTCCTCGACGAGGCTGCCCTTTTCCATGACGACGACGCGGTCGGCAATCTCGGCGACGACGCCGAAATCATGGGTAATGAACATGACGCTCATGTTCTTGCGACGCTGGATCTTGCGGATCAACTCCAGAATCTGCGCCTGTGTGGTCACGTCCAGCGCCGTCGTCGGCTCGTCGGCAATCAGCACGTCTGGGTCGAGCGCCAGCGCCATCGCGATCATGACGCGCTGCCGCTGGCCGCCCGACAGACGGAAGGGATATTGATGTTGCAGCAGCGCCGGATCAGGCAGGCCCACCTCATCGAGCAACTCGAGGATCTTGACTGCACGGCTTTCTCGCGTGCCGATCTTGTGGGCCTCCATCACCTCGGTGATCTGGTCGCCGATTGTCATCAGCGGATTGAGCGCCGAGAGCGGATCCTGAAAGATAATCGAAACAGCGCGGCCACGCAGGGTGCGCAAGCTCTCTTCCTCCGTTTGTATAAGATCCATCCCTTTAAACAAGATGTTACCACCGGTTACGGCGATCGCCGATGGTAACAAACCCATGATGGCGTTGGCTGTCACGGATTTTCCCGAGCCGGATTCGCCTATGATGCAGAGAATTTCTCCCTGTCTCAGGTCAAAGGAGATATCGCGTACAGCATGCGTCCGCTCCATGTTTTTGGGTAGGCTGACCGTCAACCCCCTGACAGATAACACCACGCTTTCGGCAGTTTCGCTTTGGACAGTTTCAGTCTGCTGCATGGCGAATCCCTTTCTCGCGAGTGATCATGAAACGATAAGCAAGAATGGTGCCGAGTCCGCTTTAAACCGGATCATTTTTCCGCATTTCAACAATCAACGACAGTGCGAGACACCATTTTCCGCCTGCCACTGCGTGCTCAGGGCTTCCATGATAGTCACAGCCTACGCGATCTCTAAATGGCGGCAAACATAAGGAACAGCGCCGTCGAGCAGTCGCGCCGCTTTATCGTGCCGGGTGTTCGGCGATAAATTCGGTACGGGCAATGCCCTGACCAGACCCCTGGAACCAATAACGCGTCACGACATTCTCTTTCCACGAGATAAGGAGATCCCAAATGACGAACGATCCTAAAAACTCAAAGCCTGATCCCGACCTTCGAACCAGAGCGGTTGATTATCGCCGCAAGAATTGGGTCGCATGGATTGCAGCGGTAGGATTGATTGCGATTGGCGCTTTCGCTCTCACCCAGTGGTCTAACGGACCCGACACCGATCCAGAGACCACTGCTTCGACCAATTCCGAACCCGCGCCGGCTCCAGCAACCCCGGCCGCGCCGACAGACAATAATGCCGCACCTGCTCCCGTCACGCCGCCTGCAGGCACGACGCAACAGTAAGATTGAACTTGCCGTGGTCGGATGCCGCTTGCGACGGATCATAGCGACGACGCAAAATGCGCGTCATGGCCGCCGCAAGCGCCTTGTGCCATGAGGACGATGGGACCATTGGCTTGCAGGCCAGACTTTTTCGCGCCCTATTGATTGAAACCACGCCCACGACCAAGTGCCTGCGCCTGGCGCTCGGCCAGGATCTTCTGGCTGCTTTCGATCCGGACAGCCCGCTGCAAGACCTTGAGCGATGTCCGCATCGCATCAAACGCCTTTCGGTCGGCCGGCGGCACCATGTTGAGGGCGTCCTTCTCATCGCGCCCAATGGCATCAGGCCCAAAACGCGCATCGAGTGCCTTGCTCACCGCAGCGAACTCGTCGCGGACCTTCGGATCAAGCGAGCTGACCATTCCGGTAAGCGCCCGCGGGTTCTTCGCAACCGCTAG from Rhizobium sp. 007 encodes:
- a CDS encoding ABC transporter ATP-binding protein, with amino-acid sequence MQQTETVQSETAESVVLSVRGLTVSLPKNMERTHAVRDISFDLRQGEILCIIGESGSGKSVTANAIMGLLPSAIAVTGGNILFKGMDLIQTEEESLRTLRGRAVSIIFQDPLSALNPLMTIGDQITEVMEAHKIGTRESRAVKILELLDEVGLPDPALLQHQYPFRLSGGQRQRVMIAMALALDPDVLIADEPTTALDVTTQAQILELIRKIQRRKNMSVMFITHDFGVVAEIADRVVVMEKGSLVEEGPANVVLNTPEHPYTKRLIAAVPRMRAKDREGTADTPMVLEVANLSKTYHTSGGFFSRSRTVKAVNNVSFSIRKGRTLGVVGESGSGKSSLGRVLLKLMDCDDGKILFDGRDIAPMSSDAFRSMRPYIQMIFQDPFASLNPRHTIGKVLTVGPIAHGVSLHEAKVKALRTLKLVGLDEGAYDRFPHEFSGGQRQRIGIARALMFDPLLLVADEAVSALDVSIQAQILQLLTKIQKETKVAMIFITHDLRVASQICDEVAVMYKGEIVEYGPPSQIFRAPHHDYTRKLVSAIPGSEWEPAA
- a CDS encoding ABC transporter permease, with translation MSATLSISRSAKAHWWQSRTFRRFARHRLAMLGLLMITVLALACIVGPSILPYDELYIDLRARFAPPLTGYHIFGTDPLGRDIAARLFMAGRISLLVGFFAMLLSTLIGTVIGVCAGYYGGRVGAALMRFVDAFLSFPSIFLLLALAAFIKPSPFMITVIIAVTSWMEISRIVEAEVRSLRERDFVLAARMLGLSNSWIMFRELLPNAIGPIIVAATLTVARAILLEAYVSFLGYGIQPPLPSWGNMLNGAQQYLDRAPWLAIVPGVAITLAVTSFNFIGDGLRDALDARSDLS
- a CDS encoding ABC transporter permease; the protein is MLRYLLGRLWQSLILLFLVSMIGFAVLNLAPGGPLSQYALTPGMTQEALDRIAKQMGLDRPLPIQYLDWLRHLLQGDWGRSYRDSQPVLGIIMGHLFATLLLMGSSTVLSIAVGTWVGIKGATKRYSIFDYTATIGAMVALSIPTFWFGLVAIYLFSLKLKWLPAGNMYTIGDGSVADYAIHLIMPTVVLAFVNVAVWSRYMRTATLDVINQDFVRTAKAKGLSERRVLMKHVIGNALLPMITLAGLQLPTILGGALVTETVFTWPGMGRLFLDSLGYNDYPVVMGLLMFSAILVLVGSLIADLLVAFVDPRIRLG
- a CDS encoding SDR family NAD(P)-dependent oxidoreductase, with translation MPAKRVVLISGANRGIGAETARLLNSQGWCVSLGMRKPIQPDWADSTTAIVFPYDAYDPEGEKSWVEASIATFGRIDAIIANAGIMIPKTVIEADEDDFDRTMTVNVKAPRRLAKAAWEQLTASGRGRVIILGSLSGKRVKSATAGLYSMSKFAAIALAHGIRHTGWDFGIRATAVCPGFVATDMARGITSRADDQMTDPRDLARIIAMLLDLPNEASVAEFTINCQLEESY
- a CDS encoding peptide ABC transporter substrate-binding protein, whose amino-acid sequence is MSDETKNAILNPTRRQALTMMAMAGASGLIIPNLLGRGRAFAAAPPAKPTGQMIVGFSQEPTVFNPHMPHIEVDEGIHFSLFDPLFAISPEGKFTPALALEVPSVENGGISADGLSWKVKLREDVKWHDGTPFTAEDVKFTLELLVDPDFRSWRKTGHELVRELTVVSPTEITWKMEKPFAPYPSILASTFIVPKHALGAEKDKNTAPFNAAPIGTGPFKWVERVAGDHITLEANADYFGDGPYLERVIYKYIPDLTVLYTQFKTGDIDVVGLQWITPDHYEEAKALEGKAVLVVPGSTVESVTFNMEKPQFKDLAVRQALYHALDKATIIDALYYGLPTPTESYMPQQSFYANPDLPKHEYDPEKAKKILDDAGWVPGSDGIRAKDGVKLSFSNSTTAGNHIREQVQQFMQQSFKDIGVEMTISNLPPAVMWGEYWMMSQFDSVVVGIDFLTGADPDTSDYFKSTSIGAKGGAGQNTWQYSNPEVDKLLTEGGQIFVPEERKKIYLKIQEIMRADLPFMPVFQYAQVRGHKTGAESVVPNVNTRIDSWNVGSWYWAS
- a CDS encoding FAD-binding oxidoreductase; amino-acid sequence: MRTFSPFKTTLWYATATPAPDTTRLQGTVDADVCIVGGGYTGLTTALELAQDGFRVVLLEREEIGFGGSGRNAGHCTPTFTHYSLPELRKMLGEPWAERLIVRQTRANDRVSDMIKRYQIQCEWQQNGYVMGASYPAMMKTIEEKVRTYNAVGARTRVLDRDEVEAVTGSHRFYGGWMHEEAGHLNPLGYSRGLARAVIQEGGVIHTNSPVTGCQRQGSGWVISTDRGKVLADKVIFATGAYTVGGWPKLDQTFKIQKVFVAATQPLSDEERRSVLPQNTTIHDGRGDIFVYKYNAEGRIVASMFPMGRRGRDVDYTRTVMSDRLKWLHPQIKQDIRWEYFWFGELDMQYQTVPRLYDLAPGVVALTGLSGRGVPTGSMLGGILSEWAKGVPTQDLALKLEPLTVAPFYMSYGPQLMLRYYRVSDWIKAKLAGVPLPPHA
- a CDS encoding FAD-binding oxidoreductase; protein product: MPGPYVVPVHGDADLPKEVDVVVIGGGIIGTSTALELAEGGLRVALCEKGGIGHEQSSRNWGWVRISRRDPREVPLMAEALRIWSSLDQRTGRATGYTRAGIMFTCANDQEFADHERWKRNLEGYQLDSRMLSGTEFKAMFPNANMDIKGALYTTADGRAEPQKAAPAVAEAARDRGATILTECAVRGIETSGGKISGVITERGPIACSAVVLAGGAWSSLFSGNLGINLPQLKVMNSVLRTSPLEGGPEQAIWSKGFAVRKRQDGGYTIASGHENVVDIVPKSFRYAKDFMPALGKEWRSLRFRLGVRFFDEARIANRWAMDEASPFEYNRVLDPKPATKLSDLALANLKKAFPVFEKAEIAQRWAGYIDVTPDAVPVISAIDRIPGFHIATGFSGHGFGIGPAAGRLMADIVTGRPPVVDPKDFRFSRFSDGSKIELISGF
- a CDS encoding MarR family winged helix-turn-helix transcriptional regulator; the protein is MLEPKKTPPISIGDIDLDVLEDTLSFYIRTVNLAVSRDLDERLEGCDVARGTGKITTLLMVDSHPGIRPSVIAQLILKDRSAMGRLVDQMENHGLLRRETSVDDNRAQELYITEKGAQLAVQVRALVTQQSKDFFAFIPEDEQRLLMDILRRAYRRIAGLP